A single genomic interval of Oryza sativa Japonica Group chromosome 7, ASM3414082v1 harbors:
- the LOC4342805 gene encoding glucan endo-1,3-beta-glucosidase: protein MAPPSRHVDAVAAVLPVLLTILLPSAAAIGVNYGTKGDNLPPPATVAKFLANRTRIDRVKLFDTNPDIVKAFAGTGITVMVTAGNGDIPTLGTKDGAAAWVAANIAPYYPATDISLVAVGNEIINTADNALIGGLVPAMRTLRAALVAAGFRRIRVSTPHSLGILSVSSPPSASRFLDVLDRTFFAPMLEFLRKTKSPFVVNPYPYFGYNGDTIPYALARRPNPGVLDPGTGITYTSMLEAQLDSVFSAMKKLGFEDVDITVGETGWPTKAEPGQAGVSVAEAAEYNRYLIGEASSGSGTPLMPKRTFETYIFALFNENLKPGPIAERNFGLFKPDLTPMYDVGLMKDTGKSSASAPAPAKGGNASGAAVTKRDSESEAAAPADEASAPAPSSVGKKVSTKATAPAPSDDGSASPEPSEGESADEKNPEEEEEEEGDDAAATTTPGGDGDSPETEAAGDDAKESEGKNNPHGHGDSSEAISVMFSVPSMLTIALSAILLHL from the exons atggcgccgccgtcACGGCATGTGGACGCGGTCGCCGCCGTTCTCCCTGTCCTCCTCACGATCCTTCTGccttccgccgccgcaatcGGCGTCAACTACGGCACCAAGGGAGAcaacctgccgccgccggccaccgtggCGAAGTTCCTCGCGAACCGCACCCGCATCGACCGGGTGAAGCTGTTCGACACCAACCCGGACATCGTCAAGGCCTTCGCCGGCACGGGCATCACGGTCATGGTCACCGCCGGAAACGGCGACATCCCGACGCTGGGCACCaaggacggcgccgccgcctgggtGGCGGCGAACATCGCGCCGTACTACCCGGCGACGGACATCTCCCTCGTGGCCGTCGGCAACGAGATCATCAACACGGCGGACAACGCCCTCATCGGCGGCCTCGTCCCGGCCATGCGCACCCTCAGGGcggcgctcgtcgccgccggcttccgGCGCATCCGCGTCTCGACGCCGCACTCCCTCGGCATCCTGTCCGTCTCCTCGCCACCGTCGGCGAGCCGGTTCCTCGACGTCCTCGACCGCACCTTCTTCGCGCCGATGCTGGAGTTCCTCCGCAAGACCAAGTCTCCGTTCGTCGTCAACCCGTACCCCTACTTCGGCTACAACGGCGACACGATCCCGTACGCGCTGGCGCGGCGCCCCAACCCCGGCGTGCTCGACCCGGGCACGGGCATCACCTACACCAGCATGCTCGAGGCGCAGCTGGACTCGGTGTTCTCGGCGATGAAGAAGCTGGGGTTCGAGGACGTGGACATCACGGTGGGGGAGACCGGGTGGCCGACCAAGGCGGAGCCCGGACAAGCCGGCGTGAGCGTCGCCGAGGCGGCGGAGTACAACCGCTACCTCATCGGAGAGGCCAGCTCGGGGTCGGGGACGCCGCTCATGCCGAAGCGGACGTTCGAGACCTACATCTTCGCGCTCTTCAACGAGAACCTCAAGCCGGGTCCCATCGCCGAGCGCAACTTCGGCCTCTTCAAGCCCGACCTCACGCCCATGTACGACGTCGGCCTCATGAAAGACACG GGGAAGTCATcagcgtcggcgccggcgccggcgaagggCGGCAATgccagcggcgccgccgtgaCGAAGCGTGACTCGGAGTCggaggccgccgcgccggctgATGAGGCGAgtgcgcccgcgccgtcgtcggtggGGAAGAAGGTCTCCACGAAGGCCACCGCGCCGGCACCGTCGGACGACGGCTCGGCCTCGCCGGAGCCATCGGAGGGCGAATCGGCCGACGAGAAGAATCCG gaggaggaggaggaggaagagggggatgatgccgccgcgacgacgacgccgggggGCGACGGCGACTCGCCGGAGACGGAAGCCGCG GGTGATGATGCTAAAGAGAGCGAGGGAAAAAACAACCCCCATGGCCATGGAGATTCTTCAGAAGCTATCAGTGTTATGTTCTCTGTACCTTCCATGCTTACAATTGCTCTGTCTGCAATACTTCTTCATCTCTAA
- the LOC4342806 gene encoding protein RETICULATA-RELATED 1, chloroplastic gives MSMAFSCAGARLQQGRVGVGKCRGGGGGGGGAAVVRRSGCCLYPGGRRGLGVRGIRAELPPRACADGGGGATTSGSTVAVPDAGEVADHVKEVGAVAPPSVLPKGERGEVADVDGSGGNGKLPSSGGGGDGDNGGGGGGGDGGDGGDEGDDEFGPILSFDQVVQEVEKRGVSLPSLPADMIEAAKSVGIQKLLLLRYLDMQASAWPLGPAIRSCSLLRNRMLVDPSFLFKIGTEIVIDTCCATFAEVQKRGEEFWSEFELYAADMLVGVVVNVALVGMLAPYARFGGGSASPGLLGRVRHAYDSLPSSVFEAERPGYSFSIQQRIGTYFFKGILYGTVGFFCGLVGQGIANLIMTAKRSVKKSDDDVPVPPLLKTSALWGAFLGVSSNTRYQIINGLERVVEASPVAKRVPAVSLAFTVGVRFANNIYGGMQFVDWARMTGCQ, from the exons ATGAGCATGGCGTTCTCGTGCGCGGGCGCGCGGCTGCAGCAGGGGCGGGTCGGCGTGGGGAAATgccggggtggtggtggtggtggcggtggcgccgcggtGGTGAGGCGGAGCGGCTGCTGCCTCTACccgggcgggaggagggggCTGGGGGTTAGGGGGATCCGCGCCGAGCTGCCGCCGCGGGCCTGCGCggatgggggcggcggcgccaccacctcCGGTTCGACCGTCGCCGTGCCTGATGCTGGGGAGGTTGCTGACCACGTGAAGGAGGTCGGCGCGGTTGCACCTCCGAGCGTGCTCCCGAAGGGGGAGCGTGGCGAGGTGGCTGATGTTGACGGCTCGGGTGGGAATGGGAAGTTACCctccagtggcggcggcggagatggggataatggtggtggcggcggtggtggtgatggtggggACGGTGGGGATGAAGGGGATGATGAGTTTGGGCCGATCCTGAGTTTTGATCAGGTGGTCCAGGAGGTGGAGAAGCGAGGGGTCAGCTTGCCCAGCTTGCCCGCGGATATGATTGAGGCCGCAAAGAGCGTCGGGATTCAGAAGCTACTGCTGCTGAGATACTTGGACATGCAG GCATCGGCTTGGCCGTTGGGTCCAGCCATTAGGTCCTGCTCACTTCTCCGGAACAGGATGCTAGTTGACCCTTCATTTCTCTTTAAAATCGGGACTGAG ATAGTCATTGACACATGTTGCGCGACATTCGCGGAGGTacagaagagaggggaggagttTTGGTCGGAGTTCGAGTTGTATGCGGCGGATATGTTGGTAGGCGTAGTTGTTAATGTAGCTTTAGTTGGGATGTTGGCGCCATATGCTCGATTTGGTGGGGGATCTGCATCTCCAGGTCTTCTTGGGCGTGTTAGGCATGCTTATGACTCTCTCCCAAGCAG CGTGTTTGAAGCTGAAAGGCCAGGATATAGTTTTTCCATTCAACAACGGATAGGAACATACTTTTTTAAG GGTATTTTATATGGTACAGTTGGATTCTTTTGTGGTCTTGTGGGTCAAGGAATTGCGAACTTGATAATGACTGCCAAAAG GAGTGTAAAGAAGTCAGATGATGATGTACCTGTCCCACCTCTGCTCAAAACTTCTGCATTGTGGG GTGCATTCCTTGGTGTGTCTTCCAACACCCGTTATCAGATTATTAATGGGCTTGAGCGTGTGGTTGAGGCTTCACCTGTTGCCAAGCGTGTCCCAGCTGTTTCTCTGGCATTCACTGTCGGTGTGCGCTTTGCAAATAACATTTATGGAGGAATGCAGTTTGTGGACTGGGCTAGAATGACCGGTTGTCAATGA
- the LOC4342807 gene encoding uncharacterized protein — translation MDTGSGGGGGGGGGGGGTSIHITALDGIVNVNSLFTLAAFIGLAWRPSADGPELAGGADRLGSACAAGDRVESDLVLFHVLAFACFLFSSIVALCLKQIVRTHPHYRLRSGGGGGSAVSRTAMINRVALRVGILASAVGSVCGCGFLMMALVNVVQVKLGRLGCGAGGAAAWGAVVPLVSLVPTAMLIYIGIVFYAFTR, via the coding sequence ATGGacaccggcagcggcggcggtggcggtggcggcggcggcggcgggggcacgAGCATCCACATCACGGCGCTGGACGGCATCGTGAACGTGAACTCGCTCTTCACCCTGGCGGCCTTCATCGGCCTGGCGTGGCGCCCCTCCGCCGACGGgcccgagctcgccggcggcgccgaccgccTGGGCTCCGCCTGCGCCGCGGGGGACCGCGTCGAGTCCGACCTCGTCCTGTTCCACGTCCTCGCCTTCGCCTGCTTCCTCTTCTCCAGCATCGTCGCGCTCTGCCTCAAGCAGATCGTGCGCACCCACCCGCACTACCGcctccggagcggcggcggcggcggatccgccgTCAGCCGCACGGCCATGATCAACCGGGTGGCGCTCCGCGTCGGGATCCTGGCGTCGGCGGTGGGCTCCGTGTGCGGGTGCGGGTTCCTGATGATGGCGCTCGTCAACGTCGTGCAGGTCAAGCTCGGCCGCCTCggctgcggcgccggcggcgccgccgcgtggggcGCCGTCGTGCCGCTCGTCTCGCTCGTGCCCACCGCCATGCTCATCTACATCGGCATCGTCTTCTACGCCTTCACCCGCTAG